CCGATACGCAATAATAAAAGCTTGCTGAATCTCATCTTTGAGCAAGAGCGGCTGAGTCACTGGGCTGACAACATCACGAGTCATGGCACGAGTCATAGTCAGAATTACGCTCTCAGTTCTGGATGGCAAACCTTTAGACGCAATTCATGAGAAAAGGAGCGGGGTTAGACTTGCCCTAAAAAACCAACGCTGCAAAAACGACCCCTCATGGGAGGATGGTCAGCGGGTCGTTTGCATGGCCTGATCATGAAGCATTTCCTGGATCTGTTACCTGGATTTTATGAGCAAATTTGTCTCCAGTCTCCAATCTCTGGTCGGCGCTGAGCAACTCTCGGTTTGGGAAAGGGTCGCGCCAGCACTGAAGGCGCAACTGTCTCAGGCGATCGCCCCTGGTGGCATACCCGAATGCATTGTGGAGCCAGATTCGCCCGCCCAACTTGCCGCTGTGGTGAAAGAATTGCACGCGCAAAAAGGGCGATCGCTCCCCTTTGGCACAGGCACCAAGCTGCACTGGGGCGGCGTATCAGACAGCATACAGGTCGGCATCAGCACGGCCCGGATGAACCAGCTCATCGACCATGCAGCCGGGGATCTCACGGTCACCGCGCAGGCCGGAATGCGGCTGGCCGACTTGCAAGCACACCTGGCTCGACAAAACCAGTTTTTGCCGCTCAACCCGTCCTACGGCGACGCAGCCACCCTCGGCGGCATCATTGCCACTGCCGATAGCGGCTCCCTGCGCCATCGCTACGGCGGCGTGCGAGATTTGCTAATCGGCGTGACCTTGGTGCGGGCGGATGGCGAAATCGCCAGGGCCGGCGGGCGCGTGGTGAAAAACGTGGCAGGCTATGACCTGATGAAGCTATTCACCGGGTCCTGGGGCACGCTGGGCATCCTTACAGAAGTCACCTTTCGCGTCTATCCCTTGCCCGAAGCCTCGAAAACGCTGGTGCTGGCAGGAGAACGAGAGGCGATCGCCCGCGTCACCCAGGCACTCCTCTCCTCAGCGCTTGCCCCAGTTGCAGTGGAACTGGTTGCCCCAGCCGCCATGCAGCACCTCGGTCATGCAGGGCTGGGGCTAGTGGTGCAGTTTCAGGGTCTTGCCGTTTCGCTAGATGCCCAGGCAGCCCAGTTCCGCCAGTTTGCCCAGTCCGCCGCTCTCGTCGAGTCCACCTACACCGACGCTGCTGAAGCATCCTTGTGGCAAACATTGCAAGCCCTGTGGGAGACTACTCCTTCCCTCACCTGCAAAATCGGAGTCTTGCCCAATCAGGCCGCCGCAACCCTGGAAAAAATTGCCGACCAGTTCCCCTCGCTGTCCTACGGCACGATTCACGCAGGCAGCGGTTTGGGGCTGCTCCGGTTCGCTGACCCGCCCAGCACGAGCCACCTGCTCGATCTGCGCCGTCTCTGCGAAGCCCAGGGTGGCTTCCTCTCCCTCCTGGCCGCCCCCGTTGACCTGAAACAGCAGATTGACGGGTGGGGCTATCCCGGCAACGCCCTTGGGCTGATGCGCGGCATTAAGCAGCAGTTTGATCCAGACAGGCTGCTGAGTCCGGGGCGGTTTGTCGGCGGTATTTGATTTCTCACAACCTTAGGACGCTCTCTTCTCCACCTCTACAGGCAGCGCATACTGCCGCTTGCCAGCCTGCTTAGCCTGATACATGGCCAGGTCTGCTTGCTTGAGCAGGGTTTCGGGGTCGTCGCCGTGGGTGGGATAGAGGCTGATGCCGATGCTCGTGGTGACAGGAATCGACTCACCTTCTAGCGCAAAGCTTTGGGATAGCGTATCGAGAATCTTTTCGGCAACGCGGGTCACGTCTTGCACATGGGGAATGGCCGGCAGCAGCACCACAAATTCGTCGCCGCCAAAGCGGGCTACGGTGTCGCTATTCCGCAGGCAGCGGGAGAGGCGCTGGGCTACGGCTTTGAGCAGCAGATTGCCCATTGCGTGGCCGTAGGTGTCGTTGATGTGCTTAAAGCCGTCCAGATCCAGGAACAGCACCGCAACAAGCTGGTCGTGTTCTTGCGCCCAGAGGAGCGATTGCAAGAGGCGATCGCACAATAGCTGGCGATTAGGCAATCCCGTCAGGCTGTCGTGGTAGGCCAGGTGTTGCAGGTGGTATTGCGCCTGTTTTAGCTCAGCGTTGGAGCGCACCAATTCCGCAGCGGTGCGGCGCAGTTCTTCTTCCATCTGCTTGCGCTGGGTGATGTCGCGAATCACGCCCACCAGGAAGGTGTTGCCCGCAGCGTCTTTGTGGAGCGATCGCTTGGTTGCCGTCAGATAATGCGCTCCATCGGCGCTGGTAAATTCTTCCTCGCTCTCGCTGTCCAACCCTGTTTCAAACACGCTCTCATCATGCTGCCGCAGGAAATTGGCCTGATGGGGCGGGAAAATGTCGTGGTCGGTTTTGTCGAGCAGTGTTTCGAGCGGATAGCCCACAAAGCGGCAGAAGGCTTCGTTTAGCACAATCCACCGTCCCTGCCGATCTTTGACAAACACCGGATCGGGAATCATATGAATGACCGAGCTGAGAAACTCTTTGGATTTTTTGAGTTCCTCTTTGAGGTAGGCAATGTAGCTCGTAATCACGCCGCTAGACCCAACCAGCGCCAGCAGCGGCGGCACTAGCGGAATCCACCACCCCTGAAGAAATGCCAGGTAGCAACTCCCTAACAGAAGGCTGCTGCTTCCCAGTAAGGAAATGGCCAGCTTTGCCGGGTGGCGAAATCGCCAGCTTACAACCGCACCCACCAGCGACCAGCCCAAAATCCAGATCCATTCCACCGGAGAGATCCAGACCTGCAAGGGCGATCGCCCATACAGCGCCGCATCCAGCAGTTGGCTGATGAAGTTGGCGTGGAGCGCTACTCCAGGAATGCGCTGCACGGTGCCGTTCATTTCCCGGCTGTAGGAGTTGAAAAAGAAATCATTCAGGCTTTCGGCAGTGGAGCCAATCAAAACGATGCGATCGCGCATCAGCGCCGGATCGACCTCGCCGTTTAGCACTTCAGTCAGCGACACTGTGCGGTAGCCAGAACTGCGCGTGTTCGCCAGAATTTGATAACCGCCATCGTCTGCCCGCACATAGCCGCCATCGTTGCGACCCAGTCGCCGCAACACCGACTGCCCCAACTTCACCTCGGCAGGATTGTCAGGCGCGGGTTGGGTGCTGATGCCCCAGTCTTGCAGGTACAAAAGCGCCAGCTTCAGAGCAAAACTGCGGCGCAGTTCGCCGTTTACACCCCAATACAAAATTACCCGCCGCACCCGGTTGTCGCTATCGGTCACGACATTGTTAAAGCCGACTTGACCCGCTTGCTTCAGCAGTTTGGGCGGCTCTACACCCGGACTCGTCGAGTCGGGGATTTTCTCAATGCCAATGAGATTTGGCGTGGTGCGAAATACCGCCTTAAGTTCGTCGCCGCCCTCGCCCACCGAAAATTCGCGGTAGATGTCCAGCCCAATGGCGCGGGGCTGGTAGGATTTAATTTTTTGGAGCAAATCCGCCATCACCCGATCGGAAATGGGCCAGTCGCGCAGGTTTTGAATGTCAATGTCATTAATACCGACGATGACGATGCGCTCATCCATAGGATCTGCTGGACGCAGGCGAAAGGCGCGATCCAGCGCTGCCAGTTCCAAAAATTGCAGCCCACCCAGCCAGCGCAGCCCCAATACGCCGCATGTCACGGCGATCGCCGTCAGCCAGATACGCCGCTCTCGCCACAGCCGATGGCTGCTCTGCTGGAGACTAGACAACGATTTTGACTTCAGACGGTTTGCTTGACGCAGCAACATTGCACTTAGATCAGCAGATGGGGCAGAATGCAGGCTGATTGAGGGGGATGCACCGTTTCAGACTTTAAAGTGCCCTGCGATCCCCTGGAAATCGCCAGAATTTTGGTAAAAAATTTGTCAGCATTCGCAGAAAAATGTGAAGGAGTAATGAAGGGCGATCGCCCCCTTGACGAATCAACAGCTATACTGCTTGCCTGCGAGACGATCTCATCACTGGTTTCCCGCGCTAATCTAAGCAATAGACTGGACGAGCCTGAAGACATTTCGGGTCAGGCAAGGGCGTGGAAACTACGGACACGGCCTGCCGCCAATCTGTGCCAATGGCGTTCGCCGGCCTCCGTATCAACCCATACGGACTTTATCTGTGCGTAGCGTAGGGCTGCCTTGCGGAATTTGCCCCCCAATCTGCCTTGCCAATGGGTTTCCCTGATCTATTTTTCAGATTTGAGCTTCTAGACTTGCCCTCCAAGCTGCGATCGCTCGTCTTGTTGGCAACGGTCTGGCAGAGCGTCAGCACAAGGGATACAGAGCGCCAGCAGAGCGTCAGCAGGGGGATGCCAGGTGGGGCGATCGCAAGGGGTGCATCCCACTTTTGTAGCCCTCACCCTAAAGTCCTATCCCAAAGCGGCAGAGGGACATCCAATCCGGCTCCCCTGCTCCCGCTTTGGGAGCAGGGGCTGGGGGATGAAGGCAAACTTGCAGAACTAGGATGCGCCCGATTGCAAGCGCTTCTGCTCCTCCCATTTACCTCCTCCCACTGCTTCCTCCCATTGCCACGTCAGATGCCATCCTGATAGTCTGTCTCGAATTGAATTTGCCTCAAATTTGCCTCAAATTTGCCCCGTCCTTATCCAGTCCCGATTCCCTCACACCCTCGTCGTTGCATTTTCCAGGTTGATTGCATGTCTCAGTCCTCTCGCCGCACGATCCATCAGTCTGTCTACCAATCTGTCTACGCCACCGCTCTAGATAATAATGGCTACCGATCTTTCGAGTTGCCCGGTGCCCGCCCCCACTACAACCCCGATCGCCCCGGTCAGGTCGAGCATATTGCCCTAGATCTGGATCTAGACCTCGCCCACCAGCGCTACAGCGGCACCTGCGCCATTCGGCTCAACCCGGTGCGAAACGGCATTGAGCGGCTGACGCTGGATGCGGTCAAGCTAGACATTCATTCCGTCAAAGCAGGCAAGCACAAGCTGCACTTTGACTACGACGGCGAACAACTCCAGGTTTCTCTCAAAGACCCCACCCGCTCTGGCAAACCCATCACGCTAGAAATCACCTACAGCAACGACCACCCCCAGCGCGGACTCTACTTCATCGCACCCGACCAGCACTACCCCCAAAAGCCCGTGCAGGTGTGGACTCAGGGCGAAGACGAAGACTCGCGCTTCTGGTTTCCCTGTTTCGACTATCCAGGGCAACTCGCCACTAGCGAAATTCGCGTGCGTGTACCAAAACACCTGTTGGCAATTTCCAACGGCGAACTGCTGGAGACCATCGAAGATGGAAACAGCAAGATCTACCACTGGTTCCAAAAAGAGGTGCATCCCACCTACCTGATGACGCTGGCGGTGGGTGACTTTGCCGAATTGCGCGACGAGTGGCACGGCAAACCCGTCACCTATTACGTAGAAAAAGGACGGGAGGACGATGCCCGCCGCAGCATGGGCAAAACGCCCCAAATGATCGAGTTCTTTAGCCAGACCTTCGGCTATGCCTACCCCTTTCCCAAATACGCCCAAGTCTGTGTCGATGACTTCATCTTTGGCGGGATGGAAAATACATCCACCACGCTGCTGACCGATCGCTGCCTGATCGACGAACGCGCCGCCCTAGACAACCGCAGCACCGAGGCGCTTGTGGCGCACGAACTGGCCCACCAGTGGTTTGGAGATTTGGTGGTGATTAAGCACTGGAGCCACGCCTGGATCAAAGAGGGCATGGCCTCCTATTCCGAAGTGCTGTGGACGGAGCATGAATACACCGCCGACGATGCCGCCTACTATCGGCTGAATGAGGCCCGCAGCTATATTTCTGAAGACAGTAGCCGCTATCGCCGCCCGATTGTGACCCACGTTTATCGGGAGGCGATCGAGCTATACGATCGCCACCTGTACGAAAAAGGCTCCTGCGTGTATCACATGATCCGCCGGGAGTTGGGCGATGAAGAATTCTTCGACGCAGTTCACACCTTTGTCAACGACAATGCCCACAAGACAGTGGAAACGGTTGACCTGCTGCGGGCGATCGAAAAGGCGACCGGGCGGAATTTGCAGTTTTTGTTTGATCAGTATGTCTATCGTGGCGGACATCCCGACTACAAGGTGTCCTATAGCTGGGATGGCGACAGCAAGCTGGCGAAGGTGACGCTGGTGCAAACCCAGGCAACCGATGGCGATACCGATCTTAGAAGTGACTTGTTTGACCTGAAAATTCCCATTGGCTTTGGCTATGCCAAAGAGGAAGAGGGCAAAGGTAAGGACAAGGCGGCCAAGCCCTTGGCGACGCTCAAAACCTTCACTGTGCGGATTCATGAGCGAGAACAGTCCTTCTATTTTCCGCTCGATGAAAAGCCGCAGTTCGTCAGCTTTGATGTCGGCAACCACGTTTTGAAAGAGGTGACGCTGGACTATGGCGTGGCAGAGCTAAAGGCGCAGTTGAAGCATGATCCTGACCCGGTTTCTCGGATCTATGCGGCGATCGCCCTTGCCAAAAAAGGCAATCTGGAAGCCGTAAAAGCCCTGGGTCACGCTTTAGCGCACGATCCGTTTTGGGGCGTGCGGGCAGAGGTGGCCGCAGAACTGGCTTCAATCAAGCTGGATCAATCGCTAGAGGCACTGCTAGAAGGGCTAAAGGATGCCGATGCGCGAGTGCGACGGTCGGTCGTTGAAGCGCTAGCCCAGATAAAAACCCAGGAGAGCTATAAGGCAATTAAAACCGTAGCCGAAAAGGGCGACCCCAGCTACTACGTAGAGGCCGCAGCGCTGCGATCGCTCGGCACGGTGGCTGCCAGCCCGCTCAACGGCAAGTCCAAAGAAGAAAAGGTAATCAAGCTGTTTCGAGAGGTGCTGGACACCCGCGCCGGGTGGAACGAAACGGTTCGCAGTGGGGCAATCGGCGGCTTGAGCAAGCTGAAAGAATCGGCAGCAGCGCTGGAGCTAATTTTGGACTATACGGCGATTGGCACCCCCCAAGCCCTTCGATTGGCCGCAATTCGGGCGCTGGGGCCAGTGTCCCTTGGGCAAGAAAAACCCCAGGTCGAGCGCATTCTCGATCGGCTGCGGGAGTTGTCGGATGAGTCGTTCTTTTTGACCCAGGTGTCCGTGGTGATGGCCCTGGGACAGATGCAAACCACCCGCGCCGCCACAGTGCTGCAATCGCTTGCAGACCGCACCCCCGATGGTCGCGTCCGCCGTATTGCCGAAGAAGCAGTGCAGCGGGTGATGAAAAATGCGGGTCAGGATCAGGCTGTAAAGAAACTTCAACAAGAGCTGGATCAGCTCAAAAAGGACAATCAAACGCTCAAGAGCCGTCTGGAAAGTTTGGAGGCAAAGGCGGCGAAGGGATAGTCTCGGTTTTCACTTTGAAGCCATTGTCTGGAATTTTGAAAATATGGGGTTTTCCCCTGCTTCCACCTGCAAAATGGGCTGCCTATAATGGCGTTCATCTAGGTTAAGAGTCCCGCCTAAATAAGCCTTCTGGGGTGCGTCGTTATGGAGAACCAGAACCCGCCGTTTGCACAGCCCGCCACGCTGATCGAGCAGTCGGGCGATCGCCCAAAAAGCCTGAAAACCAACCCGTTCACAACCTATCGCGATCCACAGACGGGTCGCTGGATCGTGGTTAAGCCCGCTGGATAGAGCGCTCAAGTTTTTTGAGTTGAGTGCATCTGTCCAACCTGCTAGGGTTAATCTCTGTCAAGCAAAAGAGGGACGCAGTTGATAGGCTGTGTCCCTCTTTGTCTTGCTTTATCTATGAACTTATCCGCCGTCTAGTCGCTTGTCGTCTAAGAAGCCACCTTTTCTGCCTCTAGCCGACGGGTGCCGTTGGACACTGAAACGGGCTTAATTGGCGTTTGCATTAAAAACACCAGTAGCGGACTCCGTTGAAACTCGCGGCGCAACTGTCGGCGCAGTTCGGCTTCCAGGGTCGCCTGTAGCTTCGTCCAATCCACGTCAATTTCTCCGTCGCCAAAATTGTGAGTCACCTCTTTCCAGCGATCGCTCAGCACGGTTTCTAAGGTTTGCACCACAGAGCGCTCCAGCCGAGATTTCTCCACGGAGGTCACGACCCCCCGCAGATGGATTGCAGGGACAGACACCAACTCACCATTCCAGCCAATCGTCGCAGCGATCGTCACCACGCCATCTTCGGCAAGCTGTTGCCGCTCTTTCAGCACGCGCTGATGTACCACGCCAGAGCGTGAAGAATCCACCAGTTCGATTCCCGACGGCACTTTACCCGCTACTCGAATGCTGTCCTGGGTCAGTTCCACCACGTCCCCATTGTCAATAATCACCATATTCTCGGCGGGAATGCCCATGCTCTGAGCGGTTTCCGCGTGCTTGACGAGCATTCGATGTTCGCCATGAACGGGCAGGAAGAATTTCGGTCGCGTCAGCGCCAGCATGAGCTTCTGGTCTTCCTGTGCGCCGTGTCCCGAAACGTGGATGCCCTTGTCACGGCCATAAATCACGTTGGCCCCCTGCATCATCAGCTTGTCGATCGTGTTGACGACAGCGATGGTGTTGCCAGGAATCGGATTTGCCGAAAAGATCACCGTATCCCCTTTGCGGATCTGGATCTGCTTGTGTTCCCGATTTGCAATCCGGGTCATTGCAGCCATAGGCTCACCTTGAGACCCCGTACTCAAAATCAGCACGTTCTCGTCGGGCATTTTGTTGGCCATATTGAGCGGCACGAACAAATCGTCCTCGCACTTGATGTAGCCCAGTTTTCGGGCGTGGGCAATGACGTTGAGCATCGAGCGTCCCAACACCGACACGACGCGCCCATGCTTTTTCGCCAGTTCCAAAATCATGTTGACCCGATGCACCGACGAGGCAAAGGTGGTGACAATCAGCCGTCCCTTTGCCTGACTAAAGTGGCGATCGAGATTGGGGAAAACGGAGCGCTCAGATGGAGTGTGTCCGGGTACTTCTGAGTTGGTCGAGTCGCTAATTAGGCACAGGACACCCTTCTCGCCATGCTCTGCAAGACGCTGAATATCGAAGTATTCGCCATCCACAGGCGTATGGTCAAATTTGAAGTCTCCGGTGTGAATCACAACGCCCAAGGGGGTGTGAATTGCCACGCTGAAACTATCCGCAATGGAGTGGGTATTGCGGATATACTCTACCAGGAAATATTTACCAATCCGCACCATTTCACGGGGGCGAACGGTGCGTAGTTCCGTGCGATCGGCAACCCCTGCTTCTTCCAGTTTGTCTTCTAGCAGCGCCATTGCCAGACGTGGCCCGTACATTACCGGAATGTCAAACTGCTTGAGATGAAAGGGAATGCCGCCGATGTGATCTTCGTGTCCATGCGTGACAATCATGCCCTTGATTTTCTGGCGATTTTCGCGCAGGTAAGTGGTGTCAGGCAGCACGATATTTACGCCGTGCATTCCATCGGTGGGAAAGGCCAGACCTGCATCTAGCAACACGATTTCATCAGCATATTCAAACACGCAGGTGTTTTTACCAATTTCATGCAGCCCTCCCAAAGGGATAATTTTGAGGGCGGAGTTTTGGTCGTTTTGACTCATGTAGGTCCTTGATCTAGGTTTGGATTTGAAACTTTAGAGAATTGACAAAAAAGAATTAGAAGGATTGACAAAAAGGTAGCGGCAGTCGAACGCAGCTTTGAAGCCTCCCTCAGATTTACCAAAAACCTGAGATTCCTTAAAAATTGAAGAGAAGATGCCTCTAGGCGATCGCCTCCATATAAATAAACAATAGATAAACAGAATGAAAAACAGGCATTCTTACCTCTTTCAAAAGTGACGAAAAGACTAGAGGAGTTCAAAGTTGGGGGTGTTTCCTGTTGAAGCTAGGACTGTCATCAAAGTCACTTTAATGACAGTTCTAATGTAGTTTTTTAACTCGATCTTTAACTTAAACAACCTAAGGAAGCAAGCCTGATGTGAGATGGTGGAAGGCGTTAGATAAGTCACTGAAGAAGTCTATAAGCTAATAAACAGAAAGATCTCTTTCCTGGCGAAATTAATATTTAGCAGATACGGCCCAGTGCTAAAGGAAGGAAGCAATCCTCAACTTGCGAGACTATAGAGCTTCTACTAAAAGCTTTTACTAAAAGCTTGTACCAATTGATATTCAGTTTTCAAGAAATCTGAGAAAGATGCTTTGGGCGATCGCTCGAAAGTCAGGGTTGACTGAGTGCATTGGCAAGAGTCATCGGGTTATCAATTTCAAAATCTTGCTGCAAGTTCTGCCTCAGTTCTGCATCTAAGAGACTTTGTCCAAATCTATCCAAATCTAAATGTGCCCTTAACCCTTTTGCCGCACCATTGCCTTATGTCAACTCTGTACTTAGCCAAGGCGATACGGATTCTTTGATACCAACCTTCTTAATGTCAATCGGCGGCTGCCAGCTTCTTGCGCTAGCTATTCTCCCGGAACTAGATGCAAATCTGCCATCACCCGGCTTAACAAAGATTCCGTTGCTGCAAGATCATCTGCCAATGGTAACCGAGCATCACCAACTTTCCAACCCTGGAGCCTGAGTGCGGCTTTGATCGGAATTGGGTTCGTAGTCACAAACAGCGCCTTAAACAGAGGAAAGAGTTCGAGATGAATCTGAACCGCACGCTGAACCTGACCCTGCTCATAGGATTGAATCATCTCTTGAAGACTCAGACCCACCAAATGGCTGGCGACACTCACCACGCCTTGCCCCCCTATCGACAGCGTAGGCAATGTCAGAGAGTCATCGCCAGCGTAAATACCGAAGGACATCGGTGTAGAACGTCGAATCTGGCTTACTTGGTCAAGGTTACCACTTGCTTCCTTGACTGCGACCACGTTAGGCAGTTCGGAAAGCCGAACAATGGTTTCAGCGGTGAGATTCTGCCCCGTCCGTCCCGGAATGTTGTACAGCATAATCGCCAGGTCAGGACAGGCCTCGGCGATCGCCCGAAAGTGTTGGTATAACCCTTCCTGGGGCGGCTTGTTATAATACGGGACGACCTGAAGCGATCCATCTAAGCCGAGCTTTTCAGCTTTCTGAGTCGCGGCGATCGCCTCTTTAGTAGAGTTCGATCCAGTTCCCGCTAATATCTTAGCGCGTCCAGCCGCCGCTTTCTGCACAACTTGAAACAGTTGATACTCTTCATCCCAGCTTAATGTCGGCGATTCGCCCGTGGTACCGCATACCACTAACCCATCGCTGCCGTGGGTAACGAGGTAATCAGTCAGAGCTTCGGCAGCGGCATAGTCTACCTCATCATCCGAGGTAAAGGGGGTCACCATTGCCGTAATGACTCGTCCAAACATGGTCATAATCAGGTCTCTAGCTCCAGGATTCGGAAACGCTAGCTCTGTGGCGTGGCGATCGCCCGCTCAGCCGGACGCAGCCAGTCTTTCTCAATCAGCAACTCAGCAATTTGAACCGCATTGAGCGCCGCTCCTTTGCGGATCTGGTCGCCACAGATCCAGAGTTCTAGCCCATTAGGATGGGAAATATCCTGACGAATCCGCCCGACCAGCACCTCATCCCGTCCGGTCGCATCCATCGGCATCGGAAAATAATTTGCCTGCCAGTCTTCCACAAGCTTGACCCCAGGAGCCTGGGACAAGATCTCTCTCGCTTGGTCAGGGCTGAAGGGCGCGGCAAACTCCAGGTTGATGGCTTCGGAATGGGCCCGCAAGACCGGGACGCGAACGCAGGTCGCAGAAATCCGCAAACTTGGCTCTGAAAAAATCTTGCGGGTTTCGTTCACCATTTTCATTTCTTCCTCGCAATACCCTGTTTCAGTCATGGGCGAGTTGTGAGGAAACAGGTTAAACGCCAGCGGATAGGGCAAAACTTCTGGCACAGGCGCTTTGCCGTCCAAAATGGCCTGGCTCTGGAGCCGCACCTCTTCCATCGCTCGTGCCCCGGCTCCACTGGCAGACTGGTAAGTCGCTGCTATGATGCGCTGGACGGGCTGCACGCGATGCAGTGGGTAAACCGCCACGTTCATCAAAATGGTCGTGCAGTTGGGATTTGCAATGATGCCAGAATGCTCGGCCGCTGCGCCAGGGTTGACTTCTGGCACCACCAGGGGGACTGTTGGGTGCATCCGAAAGGCGCTGGAGTTGTCGATCATCACTGCGCCAGCAGCCACAATCCGATCTGCCCAAGCTTTGGAGGTGGAGCCGCCTGCCGAGGCCAGCACGATGTCGATATTGTCGAACGCGCGATCGCCCACCGCTTCTACAGTCAGAGATTCTCCCTGGAACATGAGCGTCTGCCCAGCCGAGCGGGGAGATGCCAGCAGCTTCAAATCAGCCAGCGGAAAGCGGCACTCTTCTAGCAGGCTCAGCAGTTCCGTTCCGACGGCTCCTGTCGCCCCCAAAATGGCAACTCGATAGGATTGCGACAAACTCATTTCCTCCAGTCTTCGGTCATGTAAAACAGTTCAGACAGTGCAAGTAGCGAGTACAAGCAGCAAGCAAGTAGAAGATGTACTGTTGAGTATGCCTTAAGCCAATGCTCAAGCGATAGACGCTTATAGAATTTTGAGGCAACTCTAGAGCCAGTATTCTAACTCATCTGTTTTTCCGGTTTGCTCAGGGCAAAGCACTCAGCAGGATCTGGGAGGCTCGCGCTAACTCCAAAGGTGGCAACGGTGTCAACAGCAAGATGCAGATTGAGACAGAATCCGCTACGATAGCTAATTGCGACGATGCCGAACGGGCTGTTCTGAACAACGCTGCGAGAAATTATCGAATGAAAGTTACCCAGGAAAAACTCCCGGCCAGTCGGCTAGGGCTAGAGATTGAAATTCCCTCCGAGTCTACTTCGCAGGCCTACGAAAAGACCCTGCAACAGCTTATCCGCAATGCCAATATTCCTGGGTTCCGCAAGGGAAAGGTGCCACGCCAGGTTGTTTTGCAGCGCTATGGCACCCGCAGCATCAAGGCGACCGCCATCGAAGATTTGATCGAGGATTCGCTCCGTCAGGTACTTGAGCAAGAAAAGATCGATGCCTTGGGCAATGCAGAACTGCGGTCGTCTCTCGATGAACTGGTGGAGCAATACGAACCGGGCCAGCCGCTGACGGTTTCGCTGTCGATCGACGTTGCGCCAACTGCCAAGCTGGTTAACTACAAAGGGCTAACCGCTCAAGCGGAGGAAATCCTCTATAAACCGGAAAGGGTTGATGAAGTCCTCGAAAGCTATCGAGAGCGATCGGCAACGCGCGTGCCCGTCGAGGGTCGCCCGGCAAAAGAGCACGACATCGCCGTCATCGACTTTTCGGGACAGATCACGGGCGACGAACCGAAGGAAATTCCGGGCGGCAGCGCGACGGACTTCGAGGTAGAACTGTCTGAAGGACGCTTCATTCCTGGGTTTGTGGAAGGCATCATCGGCATGTCGGTCGGAGAGACGAAGGAGATTGAGGCAACATTCCCCGAAGATTACTCGCAGGCA
The Thermoleptolyngbya sichuanensis A183 DNA segment above includes these coding regions:
- the dapA gene encoding 4-hydroxy-tetrahydrodipicolinate synthase; this translates as MTMFGRVITAMVTPFTSDDEVDYAAAEALTDYLVTHGSDGLVVCGTTGESPTLSWDEEYQLFQVVQKAAAGRAKILAGTGSNSTKEAIAATQKAEKLGLDGSLQVVPYYNKPPQEGLYQHFRAIAEACPDLAIMLYNIPGRTGQNLTAETIVRLSELPNVVAVKEASGNLDQVSQIRRSTPMSFGIYAGDDSLTLPTLSIGGQGVVSVASHLVGLSLQEMIQSYEQGQVQRAVQIHLELFPLFKALFVTTNPIPIKAALRLQGWKVGDARLPLADDLAATESLLSRVMADLHLVPGE
- a CDS encoding aspartate-semialdehyde dehydrogenase — translated: MSQSYRVAILGATGAVGTELLSLLEECRFPLADLKLLASPRSAGQTLMFQGESLTVEAVGDRAFDNIDIVLASAGGSTSKAWADRIVAAGAVMIDNSSAFRMHPTVPLVVPEVNPGAAAEHSGIIANPNCTTILMNVAVYPLHRVQPVQRIIAATYQSASGAGARAMEEVRLQSQAILDGKAPVPEVLPYPLAFNLFPHNSPMTETGYCEEEMKMVNETRKIFSEPSLRISATCVRVPVLRAHSEAINLEFAAPFSPDQAREILSQAPGVKLVEDWQANYFPMPMDATGRDEVLVGRIRQDISHPNGLELWICGDQIRKGAALNAVQIAELLIEKDWLRPAERAIATPQS
- a CDS encoding ribonuclease J, translating into MSQNDQNSALKIIPLGGLHEIGKNTCVFEYADEIVLLDAGLAFPTDGMHGVNIVLPDTTYLRENRQKIKGMIVTHGHEDHIGGIPFHLKQFDIPVMYGPRLAMALLEDKLEEAGVADRTELRTVRPREMVRIGKYFLVEYIRNTHSIADSFSVAIHTPLGVVIHTGDFKFDHTPVDGEYFDIQRLAEHGEKGVLCLISDSTNSEVPGHTPSERSVFPNLDRHFSQAKGRLIVTTFASSVHRVNMILELAKKHGRVVSVLGRSMLNVIAHARKLGYIKCEDDLFVPLNMANKMPDENVLILSTGSQGEPMAAMTRIANREHKQIQIRKGDTVIFSANPIPGNTIAVVNTIDKLMMQGANVIYGRDKGIHVSGHGAQEDQKLMLALTRPKFFLPVHGEHRMLVKHAETAQSMGIPAENMVIIDNGDVVELTQDSIRVAGKVPSGIELVDSSRSGVVHQRVLKERQQLAEDGVVTIAATIGWNGELVSVPAIHLRGVVTSVEKSRLERSVVQTLETVLSDRWKEVTHNFGDGEIDVDWTKLQATLEAELRRQLRREFQRSPLLVFLMQTPIKPVSVSNGTRRLEAEKVAS